From Salvelinus sp. IW2-2015 linkage group LG18, ASM291031v2, whole genome shotgun sequence, a single genomic window includes:
- the mpp2b gene encoding MAGUK p55 subfamily member 2 isoform X2, translating to MPVASSSSDSAMQQVLDTLSDSTSSTMANDLDLIFLKGIMESPVAHENLEESRLEAVSDNNMELVQDILKELTPLTHRSKAADELACILKEPHFQSLMETHDSVASKTFETPPPSPCSFMDAAFNNQPVPPDAVRMVGIRKVSGEHLGVTFRVESGELVIARILHGGMIDQQGLLYVGDIIKEVNAKEVGNDPKVLQQMLKEASGSVVLKILPSYQEPHTPRQAYVKCHFEYDPSHDNLIPCKEAGLGFSSGDILQIFNQEDLNWWQACHLEGGSAGLIPSQLLEEKRKAFVKRDLELVTTGPLCSGMGGKKKKKMMYLTTKNAEFDRHELRIYEEVAKVSPFRRKTLVLIGAQGVGRRSLKNKLLVSDPLRYGTTIPFTSRKPKVDEKDGQMYSFMTRSEMDLDIKNGRFLEHGEYDGNLYGTKINSIHEVVDSGKICILDVNPQALKVLRTSEFLPYVVFIEAPDYEVLKAMNKSAKDAGVMTKQLTDSELKRTVDESERIQRAYGHYFDLNIINDSLEGAFCGLKMALERLGLEQQWVPVSWVF from the exons CTATGCAGCAGGTTCTGGACACTTTGAGTGACAGCACCAGCTCCACCATGGCCAATGACCTGGACCTCATCTTCCTCAAGGGCATCATGGAGAGCCCTGTG GCCCATGAGAACCTGGAGGAGTCCAGGCTGGAGGCGGTGAGTGACAACAACATGGAGCTGGTGCAGGACATCCTGAAGGAGCTCACTCCCCTCACGCACAGGAGCAAGGCCGCAGACGAACTGGCATGCATACTGAAGGAGCCACACTTCCAG TCTCTCATGGAAACTCATGATTCGGTGGCATCCAAGACCTTTGAGACTCCTCCTCCCAGCCCCTGTTCCTTCATGGACGCTGCCTTCAACAACCAGCCTGTGCCCCCAGATGCAGTCAGGATGGTGGGCATCCGCAAGGTGTCTGGAGAGCACCTG GGTGTGACATTTCGGGTGGAGAGTGGAGAGCTGGTGATCGCCCGCATCCTTCATGGCGGGATGATCGACCAGCAGGGCCTCCTCTACGTGGGTGACATTATCAAGGAGGTGAATGCAAAAGAGGTGGGCAATGACCCCAAAGTGCTCCAGCAGATGCTGAAGGAGGCCAGCGGCAGCGTGGTGCTCAAGATCCTCCCCAGCTACCAGGAGCCTCACACCCCACGCCAG GCCTATGTGAAGTGTCACTTTGAGTACGACCCGTCCCATGACAACCTAATCCCCTGTAAGGAGGCAGGCCTGGGCTTCAGCAGTGGAGACATCCTGCAGATCTTCAACCAGGAGGACCTCAACTGGTGGCAG GCATGTCACCTGGAGGGGGGCAGTGCAGGCCTCATCCCCAGCCAGctcctggaggagaagaggaaggcttTTGTCAAGAGAGATCTGGAGCTGGTTACAACAG GTCCTCTTTGTTCTGGAATGGgcgggaagaagaaaaaaaagatgatgTATCTAACGACCAAAAATGCAG AGTTTGATCGGCACGAGCTGAGGATCTACGAGGAGGTGGCCAAGGTTTCCCCGTTCCGTCGGAAGACGTTGGTTCTGATTGGAGCACAGGGAGTGGGCCGCCGTAGTCTGAAGAACAAACTGTTGGTGTCAGACCCCTTGCGCTATGGGACCACCATCCCCT TTACCTCGAGGAAACCCAAGGTGGATGAGAAGGATGGACAGATGTACTCGTTCATGACTCGCAGTGAGATGGATTTGGACATTAAGAACGGGCGCTTCCTGGAGCATGGCGAGTACGACGGGAACCTCTATGGCACCAAGATCAACTCTATCCATGAGGTGGTGGACTCTGGCAAGATCTGCATCCTGGATGTCAACCCACAG GCACTTAAGGTTCTGCGGACGTCAGAGTTCCTTCCCTACGTGGTGTTTATTGAGGCTCCAGATTACGAGGTCCTCAAAGCCATGAATAAGTCTGCCAAAGACGCCGGAGTCATGACCAAACAGTTAACG GACTCAGAGCTGAAGAGGACAGTGGATGAGAGTGAAAGGATCCAGCGGGCCTACGGACATTACTTTGACCTGAACATCATCAACGACAGCCTAGAGGGGGCCTTCTGCGGCCtgaagatggcgctggagagactaGGCCTAGAGCAGCAGTGGGTTCCTGTCAGCTGGGTCTTCTAA
- the LOC111978278 gene encoding uncharacterized protein: MQELILACSRESSMSFTSGSSDSLKGEKSFCQFVDEDTWRGLEETKALTTQALASVAYQINSLATSVLRLLDTQAMQLKDMENSLNLLSLAVAIHQEKVSRREMGIFTTVTKLACAKLMSPPKAGREPEGCYIRRPISFTELDTLGHSFNLNELQPRKRTVTTESVRSTGSCGPVECPVAPATQPGEPSSASVNKDFYRSNLGINVALPSVPTLPVSSNLTQNCPQPPPGSTFDSNIPPPPPPPGSMGTGPPPTPSMTSSNNLPPPTPNASPNVPSPPPPPPPPASSSNSFPPPPPPPPGSMGNAPPPPPPPPLPSSSNSLLPPPPPHGSMGNTPPHXPPSSSNSFLPPPPPPPPPGSMGNVPPPPPPPPPPSSSNSFPPPPPPPPPGSMGNAPPHPPPPPSSSNSFPPPPPPGSMGNAPPPPPPPPPLPGTSTKVPPPPPPPPPPLP; encoded by the exons GATTttggcctgttcccgggaaagcagtatgtccttcacatcgggctcgtcggactcgttaaagggggaaaaaagcttctgccagttcgtg GATGAGGACACATGGAGGGGTTTGGAGGAGACCAAGGCTTTGACCACTCAGGCTTTGGCCAGTGTGGCCTACCAGATCAACAGCCTAGCCACTTCTGTCCTGAGACTGCTGGACACCCAGGCCATGCAGCTGAAAGACATGGAGAACtccctcaacctcctctctctg GCTGTAGCTATCCATCAGGAGAAGGTGTCTCGGAGAGAGATGGGAATTTTCACCACAGTAACGAAGTTGGCTTGCGCCAAATTAATGAGCCCTCCCAAAGCTGGCCGTGAGCCCGAGGGTTGCTACATCAGAAGACCCATATCCTTCACCGAACTGGACACACTGGGCCACAGCTTTAAC CTCAATGAGTTGCAGCCTCGGAAAAGAACAGTGACCACAGAGAGCGTGCGGAGTACAGGGAGCTGTGGCCCTGTGGAGTGTCCCGTTGCTCCTGCTACCCAGCCTGGGGAACCCTCCTCAGCCAGTGTCAATAAGGATTTCTATAG GTCCAATCTTGGCATTAATGTGGCCCTACCATCGGTGCCCACCTTGCCAGTCTCCTCAAACCTCACCCAAAACTGCCCACAACCCCCTCCTGGATCCACGTTTGACTCCaacatcccacctcctcctccaccacctggCTCCATGGGCACTGGTCCTCCTCCTACACCCTCCATGACCTCATCAAATAACCTCCCTCCTCCTACACCGAATGCATCCCCTAATGTTCCCTCTCCgccaccccctcctccacctcctgccAGCTCATCAAATagcttcccccctcctcctcctcctccacctggtTCAATGGGTAATGCTCCACCTCCTCcgccacctccacctctccccagCTCATCAAATAGCttactccctcctccacctccacatgGTTCAATGGGTAATACTCCTCCTCATCYTCCTCCCAGCTCATCAAAtagcttcctccctcctcctcctcctcctcctccacctggtTCAATGGGTAATGTTCCACCTCCTccgccacctccacctcctcccagctcATCAAATAgcttcccccctcctccacctccacctccacctggtTCAATGGGTAatgctcctcctcatcctccacctcctcccagctcATCAAATagcttcccccctcctcctccacctggtTCAATGGGtaatgctcctcctcctccaccacctcctcctcctctccctggtaCCTCCACTAAGGTGcccccacctcctccaccacccccacctcctcttccatAA
- the mpp2b gene encoding MAGUK p55 subfamily member 2 isoform X1 encodes MPVASSSSDSAMQQVLDTLSDSTSSTMANDLDLIFLKGIMESPVFPSPCYPQAHENLEESRLEAVSDNNMELVQDILKELTPLTHRSKAADELACILKEPHFQSLMETHDSVASKTFETPPPSPCSFMDAAFNNQPVPPDAVRMVGIRKVSGEHLGVTFRVESGELVIARILHGGMIDQQGLLYVGDIIKEVNAKEVGNDPKVLQQMLKEASGSVVLKILPSYQEPHTPRQAYVKCHFEYDPSHDNLIPCKEAGLGFSSGDILQIFNQEDLNWWQACHLEGGSAGLIPSQLLEEKRKAFVKRDLELVTTGPLCSGMGGKKKKKMMYLTTKNAEFDRHELRIYEEVAKVSPFRRKTLVLIGAQGVGRRSLKNKLLVSDPLRYGTTIPFTSRKPKVDEKDGQMYSFMTRSEMDLDIKNGRFLEHGEYDGNLYGTKINSIHEVVDSGKICILDVNPQALKVLRTSEFLPYVVFIEAPDYEVLKAMNKSAKDAGVMTKQLTDSELKRTVDESERIQRAYGHYFDLNIINDSLEGAFCGLKMALERLGLEQQWVPVSWVF; translated from the exons CTATGCAGCAGGTTCTGGACACTTTGAGTGACAGCACCAGCTCCACCATGGCCAATGACCTGGACCTCATCTTCCTCAAGGGCATCATGGAGAGCCCTGTG TTCCCGTCTCCCTGCTACCCGCAGGCCCATGAGAACCTGGAGGAGTCCAGGCTGGAGGCGGTGAGTGACAACAACATGGAGCTGGTGCAGGACATCCTGAAGGAGCTCACTCCCCTCACGCACAGGAGCAAGGCCGCAGACGAACTGGCATGCATACTGAAGGAGCCACACTTCCAG TCTCTCATGGAAACTCATGATTCGGTGGCATCCAAGACCTTTGAGACTCCTCCTCCCAGCCCCTGTTCCTTCATGGACGCTGCCTTCAACAACCAGCCTGTGCCCCCAGATGCAGTCAGGATGGTGGGCATCCGCAAGGTGTCTGGAGAGCACCTG GGTGTGACATTTCGGGTGGAGAGTGGAGAGCTGGTGATCGCCCGCATCCTTCATGGCGGGATGATCGACCAGCAGGGCCTCCTCTACGTGGGTGACATTATCAAGGAGGTGAATGCAAAAGAGGTGGGCAATGACCCCAAAGTGCTCCAGCAGATGCTGAAGGAGGCCAGCGGCAGCGTGGTGCTCAAGATCCTCCCCAGCTACCAGGAGCCTCACACCCCACGCCAG GCCTATGTGAAGTGTCACTTTGAGTACGACCCGTCCCATGACAACCTAATCCCCTGTAAGGAGGCAGGCCTGGGCTTCAGCAGTGGAGACATCCTGCAGATCTTCAACCAGGAGGACCTCAACTGGTGGCAG GCATGTCACCTGGAGGGGGGCAGTGCAGGCCTCATCCCCAGCCAGctcctggaggagaagaggaaggcttTTGTCAAGAGAGATCTGGAGCTGGTTACAACAG GTCCTCTTTGTTCTGGAATGGgcgggaagaagaaaaaaaagatgatgTATCTAACGACCAAAAATGCAG AGTTTGATCGGCACGAGCTGAGGATCTACGAGGAGGTGGCCAAGGTTTCCCCGTTCCGTCGGAAGACGTTGGTTCTGATTGGAGCACAGGGAGTGGGCCGCCGTAGTCTGAAGAACAAACTGTTGGTGTCAGACCCCTTGCGCTATGGGACCACCATCCCCT TTACCTCGAGGAAACCCAAGGTGGATGAGAAGGATGGACAGATGTACTCGTTCATGACTCGCAGTGAGATGGATTTGGACATTAAGAACGGGCGCTTCCTGGAGCATGGCGAGTACGACGGGAACCTCTATGGCACCAAGATCAACTCTATCCATGAGGTGGTGGACTCTGGCAAGATCTGCATCCTGGATGTCAACCCACAG GCACTTAAGGTTCTGCGGACGTCAGAGTTCCTTCCCTACGTGGTGTTTATTGAGGCTCCAGATTACGAGGTCCTCAAAGCCATGAATAAGTCTGCCAAAGACGCCGGAGTCATGACCAAACAGTTAACG GACTCAGAGCTGAAGAGGACAGTGGATGAGAGTGAAAGGATCCAGCGGGCCTACGGACATTACTTTGACCTGAACATCATCAACGACAGCCTAGAGGGGGCCTTCTGCGGCCtgaagatggcgctggagagactaGGCCTAGAGCAGCAGTGGGTTCCTGTCAGCTGGGTCTTCTAA
- the LOC111978564 gene encoding uncharacterized protein: MQNESWLLDMIKFLITPLMCIALYLLCCRRKWPCTQEEESDDSSIYVIPMHEEERTEGRREEPSPPSRPPRPSRAPTPPPLPTTVYRPPYRELPPYSSVDLINPAPPYTPFDPKDPEDVPPSYRAVIEDIPPVYSAVVVSDDLPSVWYPPLPPVSPPYSQVQVTSNSRYQDPNMDATCTIENSI, translated from the exons ATGCAGAATGAAAGTTGGTTACTTGATATGATAAA GTTCTTAATCACGCCTTTGATGTGCATAGCCCTGTACCTGCTGTGTTGCCGTAGAAAATGGCCATGCACTCAGGAAGAAGAGTCAGATGACTCCTCTATCTATGTCATCCCTATGCatgaagaagagaggacagaaggacGAAGAGAGGAGCCAAGTCCCCCCAGTAGACCTCCTCGGCCCTCAAGGGCCCCAACCCCTCCACCGTTACCCACGACTGTCTACAGACCTCCCTATAGAGAACTACCGCCGTATAGCTCAGTGGATCTCATCAACCCTGCACCGCCATACACTCCG TTTGACCCAAAGGACCCAGAGGACGTTCCACCTTCCTACCGAGCGGTGATAGAGGACATACCACCCGTCTACTCAGCAGTGGTGGTGTCAGATGACCTTCCATCTGTCTGGTATCCGCCACTGCCCCCAGTCTCACCCCCTTACTCCCAAGTCCAGGTTACGTCCAACTCCCGTTACCAAGACCCTAACATGGATGCGACTTGCACAATTGAGAATTCCATTTAA